The genomic window TTATCGATTCTGATAGAGAAACCGCATTCCGGATTCGAACAGACCCAGGCTTTATAAGTAATAGTGGCGCCATCGCGGCCATAATCGGACAGGGGCAGAAGATTTCCCCTGTCGCATTTCAAACAAAGTGGAAATTCCCTTTCCATAGACTCCTCAATTATTCCGGTTGTTTCTGTTTTTCAAAATAGTCAAGCGGTCGAGCCGTCCCCCCAGATTGTGCCGCACCACCACGTCCGGATAAATTCCCCGTCCCAGTTTGACAGGATAAATCATGGAAGGATGGTCGAGCGTGATATCGATATCAGGCTTGCGCGAGAGGAAATCGCGTTCTTTTCCCCAGAAAAACTGCACTTTGCCTCCGCCGTCGCAGAAGACCAGGTCGAGCAGACGGTCGGCGTTGAAATCGGCCGACCAGTTGACACAGACTTCTTCAGTGGGAATATCATGGTCGAAATTGAACTTAAATTCAAAGCTCAGACGCCGCGTTGATTCATTATCCGGCAAACCATTGGTCAGAGGATAAATCAATAAGTGCAAATCAGCTTTTTTCATCAAAAGCATCTTGGTGGCGGCAATGGCGCCGATTTCGACCGCCGGCACCACCATATCGTACCGCCCGGACGAACGGAAATCACCGAACATAAGGTTGCAGTGGGAATCGGACAGCGAAATTTCTCGGCGGTGCACCCGCTCCATTCGTCCCTGGGCATCCGAGATATAGAAGCGGAGTTTGGTTTCGGTTTTGGTGATGCCGCCGGAGGTATGGGAGACCGCCAGGTCGGGGCGGCGGTCGCCGTTCATATCGAGAAGATAACTCTGAAGGTAACCGCCCGAATTGCCGGGAAAGAAATCGACCTCGACATCGGGAGTCTGGGGGAAATTGCCGGAATTGTCCTGGAAATAAGTGCAGAGTTTGTGGTCCCAGAGAAAATAGAGGTCAGCCCGACCATCCAGGTTACCGTCAAAAACAAATATCTGAGCCAGGCTGATACTGAAACCGGTATTGCCGTAGCGGTTCAAATCTTTGGTATCGCGGGCATGGTGACGGCTGACAATCGGCGTGGAGAGCTGATTGAGAATCTGATACGCGCCGCGCTCGTTTTTTTCAAAGATGGCGTACCCTTTGGCGGTGGGGACAATAATCTCCAGTCCCGGTTTCTGGAGGAGGTCAACAACAAAGGGGCTGACAATAATCCCTTCGAACATCGGGAAAGCGTAGAGCGTGCTCTGGCGGATAAGCCGCAGCGGCGCGCTCCAGCCGTTGCCGGATGTAAAGGAGAAGGCAATGACGCCGTCGGCGTCAGCGGTAAGAATATTCTGCCGGCCGTCGCCGTCATAGTCGGCGGCATCAATCTGCGCGGCCGACTTCGGCAGTTCCGTCAGGAAATCAGCCTTGGCGCCAAAGGAGCCGTCCCGCCGCTGCAGGTGAAGCCCGAGATAACGGTTATCGACACCGCTTTGCGGGGAGTAGATAACGACAATATCGCGGAGACTGTCGCCGTCAAAGTCGCCGGCGACAAAATTATGAATCTTGCCTTCGACCTCAATGCCGTAAATATCGAAAAAATCCTGGTCGGCGGCATGACCGCCGCGCAACGCCAGTAGCCCGGTTAGTAAGAACACCAGACTGAATTTTCTCAAGAAAGATAGAATCTGCAATTCTCTCCGCCTCACCTGCCCGTTAATTTGCCGCCAAAAGATAAGACAGAAGCGAAATTTATTCAACCATATTTTGACAGGATATATATGAACCGGATTTTAGTGGTAGAGATTAGGATTGCGGTACCAGAAGCGGGTCAGCCCGCGCTCGCTTCCGAGCCAGAGATAGTCGCCGTCAAACAGCAGTGTCTGGATATTATGTGAAAGCAGGCCGTCATTGACGGTGTAAAGAAAGTGATGCGGTTTATCCCCCAGGAATAAGAGCAACAAGCCATCGCGCACAGCCGCCGCCACCAGCGAGTCGCGCGCCGCGACAGCGCGGGCGCCGCCATAATTGATAACTTCCGGAAAAGTCTCCACTTCCGCGTCATCCAGACCGATCGCAATCAGATTCTCTTCGGAAGCAACCCAGATTTTTCTCTCCGCGATAGCCAGGTCGTAAATACGGGCTGACTCGGAGATTTCCGGGATAGAGAGAATTCCCAGTTTGCCGCTGGGGAGGTCGAGACGGTACAATCCATGCTCGCTGCCTATCCAGAGAGCGTTGCCCTCCCGTTCCAAGGCATAAATCGGCTCGGCGTAAAGAAGTGTGCCGATGCTTTTATCGGTCGAATCGGTGCCCAAATCGAGACGAGCCAATCCGTATTCGGTGCCGGCGAATATAGTGTCGCCGTTGAATCGGACAGAATAGACTTGCAGGTCGGGAAGTCCGAATGATAAGCCAATCCGCTCCTCTATCTGGCGGCTTTTTTTATCTATCACCAGAATTCCGTTGTCGGTAGCGGCATAAATCCTCTCCTTTCCGGCGCTGAGGTCATAGACACTCTCGGACTGGCGAATCAGTCCGCCTCTGATTTCAATATGGTCGAAGTCGTTCTTGCGCCAGTCGAAAAGGGTTACGCCGGCGCGATAGGAATCGCGGCTTTTTCCCCCCATCCAGAGCGTGCCGCTGTCGGAACAGAGAGCGGAGACATCATCTTGAAGCAAACCATACTTGAGCTGTTGAAGAAGGTGATTGGTGTTATCGGACCAGAAAGCGCCCAACCCCCAGGTTCCGACCCAGAGATTTGCCCAGCCGTCATCGATTATATCGGTGACCGGATACCGTTTGCCATCCTCGTCAACAATGACGCCGCTGGGGAGATAGGTAAATCCAGGCGGAGGGAAATAGCTGAAATCGGGCTTAAGATGTTTGCCGAAGGAAGGCTCATTAGGGTACTGCATAATGGGACTCCAGCGGTCGAAGGTGCGGTTGTATTCAAAAAGACCGAAATCGGTTCGGACCCAGAGATACTGGTCGTTCTGTGAGGCGCGCACTTCGAGGATTTCTTTTGCCGGGAGCCCTTCAATGCCGGTCATCGGCTCAGCCCACTTACGGGAGGCGATTTCGTAGCGGGTCACCCCGTTGGTGGTGCCAAAATAGACATAGTCATAACCGACCGCTATCGAAGAAATGTATGAGAAATTGCTGTAATGAACCACCAGGTCGGAGAGAATTCCAAGAGATAAGACAGGGGAAGCCAGAAGGATGACGAAGCAAAGCAGTAATGACAGGGTCAGGCGCATTGTCTATCTGCTTTCGAAGAACTTAAAGACAGCCTGCGCCAGGAGAGCGGTGCCATAAAAGATTCCCTGTTCGTCAATCATGAAATCGGAGGCATGCCACGGTTTATTGGCGCCCAGTTTGTTATTGCGGACTCCGAGACGAAACATCGCCCCGGCCGTCTTCTGAAGATAGTAGGCAAAATCCTCTCCCCCCATTACCTGCGGAACAAGGGCAATTTTTCGGTTACCGAAAAGTTCCCGGTAGCATTCCTGGTAGATTCGATTGACGGCGGGGTCATTGGATAAGACTGGATAGCCGGCGATAAAATCGATTTCATATTTTGCCCCGCGGGCGCTACAGATGCCGTCAACCGTCCGCCGGATGAGTCCCG from Candidatus Zixiibacteriota bacterium includes these protein-coding regions:
- a CDS encoding VCBS repeat-containing protein gives rise to the protein MQILSFLRKFSLVFLLTGLLALRGGHAADQDFFDIYGIEVEGKIHNFVAGDFDGDSLRDIVVIYSPQSGVDNRYLGLHLQRRDGSFGAKADFLTELPKSAAQIDAADYDGDGRQNILTADADGVIAFSFTSGNGWSAPLRLIRQSTLYAFPMFEGIIVSPFVVDLLQKPGLEIIVPTAKGYAIFEKNERGAYQILNQLSTPIVSRHHARDTKDLNRYGNTGFSISLAQIFVFDGNLDGRADLYFLWDHKLCTYFQDNSGNFPQTPDVEVDFFPGNSGGYLQSYLLDMNGDRRPDLAVSHTSGGITKTETKLRFYISDAQGRMERVHRREISLSDSHCNLMFGDFRSSGRYDMVVPAVEIGAIAATKMLLMKKADLHLLIYPLTNGLPDNESTRRLSFEFKFNFDHDIPTEEVCVNWSADFNADRLLDLVFCDGGGKVQFFWGKERDFLSRKPDIDITLDHPSMIYPVKLGRGIYPDVVVRHNLGGRLDRLTILKNRNNRNN